The Nitrospirota bacterium genome has a segment encoding these proteins:
- a CDS encoding efflux transporter outer membrane subunit, whose amino-acid sequence MTAARLHRGRGLHRAALAWLALAGCVQGPDYQKPAVEVPQAWDAMGAGLAQPGVPVSADKVPEARWWLEFQDEELNGLIERALIANHDVRRAASRVMEGRATMVAAGAGLYPQVNVQGAYSRIEISRNTLAGLGLASGGGASPQTFATPGKGFDLYNAPADLRWELDLWGRIRRGMEAASAEADALEQDRRAVVLSLISDLGQAYFRLRELDEQITIAEKNLALRKDSLGIIQTRASVGLASELDVKRAEVLVAESAAQIPEFRRLREVELHHIEVLCGARPGTLALLPKPLRHVVVQPEIPVGLPSQLLERRPDILQAEQTLVAANARIGEARAYFFPRLSITGQGGVQSVDFRNWFSSNSQTYSIGPSVTLPIFLGGTNVARLDAAEARYAQMLEAYQQTILNAFREVADLLVSIRNRTDQREQQRLQVQAAQTALELAQVRYKEGLVTYLDVLEAERTMLNAELQLVQTERARLADMVGLFKALGGGWELEQPVVSSVTQPG is encoded by the coding sequence ATGACCGCTGCGCGGCTTCACAGAGGAAGAGGACTGCATCGTGCCGCACTGGCCTGGCTGGCCCTGGCCGGCTGCGTCCAGGGGCCGGACTACCAGAAGCCCGCCGTCGAGGTGCCCCAGGCCTGGGACGCGATGGGCGCGGGGCTGGCCCAGCCGGGCGTGCCGGTTTCCGCCGACAAGGTGCCGGAGGCCCGCTGGTGGCTGGAATTCCAGGACGAGGAGCTCAACGGTCTCATCGAGCGGGCCCTGATTGCCAACCACGACGTGCGACGGGCCGCCTCGCGCGTCATGGAGGGACGGGCCACGATGGTCGCGGCCGGCGCCGGCCTCTACCCGCAGGTCAACGTGCAGGGCGCCTATTCGCGCATCGAGATTTCCCGGAACACGCTGGCCGGGCTCGGCCTGGCCTCGGGCGGCGGCGCCTCGCCGCAGACCTTCGCCACGCCGGGCAAGGGCTTCGACCTCTATAACGCGCCCGCCGACCTGCGCTGGGAGTTGGACCTCTGGGGCCGCATCCGCCGCGGGATGGAAGCGGCTTCGGCCGAGGCCGATGCGCTGGAGCAGGACCGCCGCGCCGTCGTCCTGTCCCTGATCAGCGACCTGGGCCAGGCCTACTTCCGCCTCCGCGAGCTGGACGAGCAGATCACGATCGCCGAGAAGAACCTGGCCCTGCGGAAAGACTCGTTGGGCATCATCCAGACCCGCGCCTCCGTCGGCCTCGCGTCCGAGCTGGACGTGAAGCGGGCCGAGGTGCTGGTGGCCGAGAGCGCCGCGCAGATTCCGGAATTCAGGCGGCTGCGCGAGGTCGAGCTCCACCACATCGAGGTCCTGTGCGGCGCGCGGCCGGGCACGCTTGCCTTGCTTCCCAAGCCGCTCCGCCACGTGGTCGTGCAGCCGGAGATTCCGGTCGGGCTCCCGTCTCAATTGCTCGAGCGGCGGCCCGACATCCTGCAGGCGGAGCAGACCCTCGTCGCGGCCAACGCGCGCATCGGAGAGGCCCGCGCCTATTTCTTCCCGCGCCTCTCGATCACGGGGCAGGGCGGGGTCCAGAGCGTGGACTTCCGCAACTGGTTCTCCTCCAACAGCCAGACCTACAGCATCGGGCCGTCCGTCACGCTTCCGATCTTCCTGGGCGGGACCAACGTGGCCCGCCTGGATGCGGCCGAGGCACGCTATGCGCAGATGCTGGAAGCCTATCAGCAGACCATCCTGAACGCGTTCCGAGAGGTCGCCGACCTGCTGGTCTCGATCCGGAACCGGACCGACCAGCGGGAGCAGCAGCGCCTACAAGTCCAGGCGGCGCAGACCGCACTGGAGCTGGCGCAAGTCCGGTATAAGGAGGGGCTCGTGACCTACCTGGACGTGCTGGAAGCGGAGCGGACGATGCTGAACGCCGAGCTCCAACTCGTGCAGACCGAGCGGGCCAGGCTGGCCGACATGGTGGGCCTCTTCAAAGCCCTGGGCGGCGGATGGGAGCTCGAACAGCCGGTCGTGTCTTCGGTGACACAGCCTGGGTGA
- a CDS encoding DUF1566 domain-containing protein, whose amino-acid sequence MSTRACFVSLSILAVCCLQAVVSAAERFALVLDGAGVKDAQTGLIWERAPDLEHDVWSRSVERCAAKTVGGKTGWRAPTVDELKSLIDPEQKDPALPKNHPFSNIKSAIYWTATPSPTDDIVAWQVSFFSGEAVTDQKSGTRRVWCVLGSPVK is encoded by the coding sequence ATGTCAACTAGGGCGTGCTTCGTCAGTCTGAGTATCCTGGCGGTGTGCTGCCTTCAGGCCGTGGTCTCAGCGGCCGAGCGGTTCGCGCTCGTGCTGGACGGGGCGGGGGTGAAGGACGCTCAGACCGGCCTGATCTGGGAGCGGGCCCCGGATCTGGAGCACGACGTCTGGAGCCGCTCGGTGGAACGGTGCGCGGCGAAGACGGTCGGCGGCAAGACCGGCTGGCGGGCGCCGACGGTGGACGAGCTCAAGAGCCTCATTGATCCGGAGCAGAAGGATCCCGCCCTGCCCAAGAACCATCCCTTCTCGAACATCAAGTCCGCCATTTACTGGACCGCCACCCCGTCGCCCACCGACGACATCGTGGCCTGGCAGGTGAGCTTCTTCTCGGGCGAGGCGGTCACCGACCAGAAGTCCGGCACGCGACGCGTCTGGTGCGTCCTGGGCAGCCCCGTGAAATGA
- a CDS encoding HI0074 family nucleotidyltransferase substrate-binding subunit: MTVRLESLRTSVARLRDALEVPETDISRDAAIQRFEFCFELAWKAVQERAREEGLDCQSPKGCLKLAFKSGWITDEQGWLAMLEDRNRTAHTYDEQVAKSVFHRLPNYVPLLDGLVKRLLCVP; this comes from the coding sequence GTGACGGTCCGACTGGAGAGCTTGCGGACGTCGGTCGCCCGGCTCCGCGATGCGCTGGAGGTTCCAGAGACGGACATCAGTCGCGACGCCGCGATCCAGCGCTTCGAGTTTTGTTTTGAACTGGCCTGGAAGGCCGTACAGGAGCGGGCGCGGGAAGAGGGGCTTGATTGTCAATCACCGAAAGGCTGCTTGAAGCTGGCCTTCAAAAGCGGCTGGATTACGGACGAGCAGGGGTGGCTCGCCATGTTGGAGGATCGCAACCGGACGGCCCACACCTATGACGAGCAAGTGGCCAAGTCGGTCTTTCACCGGCTCCCCAATTATGTGCCGCTGCTCGACGGATTGGTGAAGCGGCTCCTGTGTGTGCCTTGA
- a CDS encoding nucleotidyltransferase domain-containing protein: protein MVELSRTVQLEVASRATEVAQEVARLARKILGHEAAVLWFGSWPGGRAQPHSDLDIAVSTGRLIPPDQLAVLREAVEELPTLYEVDLVDLSAVGARLKEEVLRHGVRL from the coding sequence ATGGTTGAGCTGTCCCGCACCGTGCAACTCGAAGTCGCGAGCCGGGCGACCGAGGTGGCGCAGGAAGTCGCCCGACTTGCGAGAAAAATCCTGGGTCACGAGGCGGCCGTGCTGTGGTTCGGCTCATGGCCGGGAGGCCGAGCGCAGCCCCACTCTGACCTCGACATTGCGGTTTCGACCGGTCGCCTGATCCCACCCGATCAACTGGCGGTCCTGCGCGAAGCGGTGGAGGAATTGCCGACGCTCTACGAGGTGGACTTGGTGGACCTGAGCGCGGTCGGGGCGCGGCTCAAGGAAGAGGTCCTGCGGCACGGGGTCAGATTGTGA
- a CDS encoding site-2 protease family protein — MANSREWERDMDEDRDIRRIEILDLDQAPPAMPVEPERPRRRFSDRTLPLCLFLATVFTTLWAGAYATRTAPMQGAWQFLLEDPSALLKGIPFAGTLLAILVTHELGHYILSRIHRVPASLPLFIPGPPHFIGTFGAIIRMRSPILNRKALFDIGVAGPIAGFVVAVAALVVGLELSTIVENERAFGIHLGEPLLLQLVSWLVLGSVPEGYDVVLHPVGFAAWFGLFVTSLNLIPIGQLDGGHVAYALWGERQRTMALAIVPVLLVLGFIGWPGWFLWAGMAGMLGLTHPPVIDPHAALGRTRVWVGWFALAIFVLTFAPIPFSVH, encoded by the coding sequence ATGGCGAACAGCCGAGAATGGGAACGCGACATGGACGAGGATCGGGACATCCGCCGGATTGAGATTCTGGATCTGGACCAGGCGCCGCCTGCGATGCCGGTCGAGCCCGAAAGGCCGCGCCGGCGCTTCTCCGACCGGACCCTGCCGCTCTGCCTGTTCCTGGCCACTGTCTTCACCACCCTCTGGGCCGGGGCCTACGCGACGAGAACCGCGCCGATGCAGGGGGCCTGGCAGTTCCTGCTGGAAGACCCGTCGGCCCTGCTCAAGGGGATTCCGTTCGCGGGCACGCTGCTCGCGATCCTGGTCACGCACGAGTTGGGGCACTACATCTTGTCGCGCATCCACCGGGTGCCGGCCTCCCTGCCCCTGTTCATCCCCGGCCCGCCGCATTTCATCGGCACCTTCGGCGCGATCATCCGCATGCGCAGCCCGATCCTGAACCGGAAGGCGCTGTTCGACATCGGCGTGGCCGGACCGATCGCCGGGTTCGTCGTGGCGGTCGCGGCGCTGGTCGTCGGGCTCGAGCTCTCCACGATCGTGGAGAACGAGCGGGCCTTCGGGATCCACCTCGGCGAGCCGTTGCTGCTGCAGCTCGTCTCCTGGCTGGTGCTCGGCTCCGTGCCGGAGGGCTACGACGTGGTCCTCCACCCGGTCGGCTTCGCCGCCTGGTTCGGGCTCTTCGTGACGTCGCTGAACCTGATTCCGATCGGGCAACTGGACGGCGGTCACGTGGCCTACGCCCTCTGGGGGGAGCGGCAGCGGACGATGGCGCTCGCGATCGTGCCGGTGCTGCTGGTGCTCGGCTTCATCGGCTGGCCCGGCTGGTTCCTCTGGGCCGGCATGGCGGGGATGCTGGGGTTGACCCACCCGCCGGTCATAGATCCGCACGCCGCGCTGGGCCGGACCCGCGTCTGGGTCGGCTGGTTCGCGCTGGCGATCTTCGTCCTGACGTTCGCACCGATCCCGTTTTCGGTCCATTAG
- a CDS encoding MBL fold metallo-hydrolase, protein MPLEDDFCDIVKKARTGQGLSVGDLAQRTGLQAGDLTVLERGGRLPTRSEVQALASALGLRSESLAKIVEGWTPAPVPEATGEVTTVHGSVGGYAVKGYVLHDGGEAVFVDTAYNAEAMLEVLDRNELALKAVCLTHGHADHAEGLDVILQHRRVPVYIGQADLSLLSWRPPRDLVVTAEDGRAIPVGRLTVRCMTTPGHTPGGICYRVENGARALCLVGDTLFAGSIGRANPFSLYPAHLESVRRRVLTLPEQTVLLPGHGPATTVREEAAHNPFAAEA, encoded by the coding sequence ATGCCACTCGAGGACGACTTCTGCGACATCGTGAAGAAGGCCCGGACGGGGCAAGGTCTGTCGGTGGGCGACCTGGCCCAGAGGACCGGCCTCCAGGCCGGCGACCTGACGGTGCTGGAGCGGGGCGGACGGCTGCCGACCAGGAGCGAAGTCCAGGCCCTCGCCTCGGCGCTCGGGCTTCGGAGCGAGTCGCTGGCGAAGATCGTCGAGGGCTGGACGCCCGCGCCGGTTCCGGAGGCAACGGGCGAGGTCACGACCGTCCACGGCTCGGTCGGCGGCTACGCGGTCAAGGGCTACGTCCTGCACGACGGGGGCGAAGCGGTCTTCGTGGACACGGCCTACAACGCGGAGGCGATGCTGGAGGTCCTGGACCGGAACGAACTCGCGCTCAAGGCCGTCTGCTTGACGCACGGCCATGCCGACCATGCCGAGGGGCTGGACGTGATTCTGCAGCACCGTCGAGTGCCGGTGTATATTGGGCAGGCGGACCTGAGCCTGCTCTCCTGGCGTCCGCCGCGTGACCTGGTCGTGACGGCCGAAGACGGGCGGGCCATCCCCGTGGGACGGCTGACGGTGCGGTGCATGACCACGCCCGGCCACACGCCCGGCGGCATCTGCTATCGCGTGGAGAACGGCGCTCGGGCCCTCTGCTTGGTGGGGGACACCCTGTTCGCCGGCTCCATCGGCCGCGCCAACCCCTTCTCACTCTATCCGGCCCACCTGGAGTCGGTGCGGCGGCGGGTGCTGACGCTGCCGGAGCAGACGGTCCTCCTGCCGGGCCACGGGCCGGCGACCACGGTGCGGGAGGAAGCGGCCCACAATCCGTTTGCCGCTGAGGCGTGA
- a CDS encoding macro domain-containing protein — translation MGTDLLHIVVVHGSILEADAQAVVNAANSRGIMGGGVAGVIKRAAGPEVEAEARRLAPIPVGSAVLTTGGKTKFQGIIHAPTMPEPAVRIPAENVAKATRAALKLADERGLATVAIPGMGTGVGGVAHEEAASLMLKEIKAFKARNLRSVLLVTWIRGW, via the coding sequence ATGGGCACCGACCTCCTCCACATCGTCGTCGTTCACGGCAGCATTCTGGAGGCCGACGCGCAGGCGGTCGTGAACGCGGCCAACAGCCGCGGGATCATGGGGGGCGGCGTGGCGGGCGTGATCAAGCGGGCGGCCGGGCCGGAGGTGGAGGCGGAAGCGCGGCGGCTCGCCCCGATCCCGGTCGGAAGCGCGGTGCTGACGACGGGCGGGAAGACGAAGTTCCAGGGCATCATCCATGCGCCGACGATGCCGGAGCCGGCCGTGCGGATTCCGGCGGAGAACGTGGCCAAGGCCACGAGGGCGGCCTTGAAGCTGGCCGACGAGCGGGGGCTGGCCACCGTGGCGATTCCGGGGATGGGCACGGGCGTCGGCGGCGTGGCGCACGAGGAGGCGGCCTCGCTGATGCTGAAAGAGATCAAGGCCTTCAAGGCCAGGAACCTCCGCTCCGTCCTGCTCGTGACGTGGATCCGGGGATGGTGA